The following is a genomic window from Opitutales bacterium.
GCCTAAAACCATAAGCCGCTCAATATGGTGACAATAGGCCGTATCGAGAACGCGGCGGATGGTCGTATCGATCGGCTCGATTCCAGTCGTGCCGTCATAGAAGGACTGGGGCATCGGGTGTGTGAAATGCCAAAAGTTACGTGTGCGTTCTTCAGTACCATGCATGATATACATCCCATGCATAAATTCGCGCCAGCCGATGATTTGGCGAATGAAGCCCTCGAGAGAATTTAGCGGAATATTCTGAGACTCTGCCTTTTTAAGAGCGGCGTCCACGATCTGTTGAGGTGTGAGCAGACCGGAATTTAGGTAGGGTGTCAGCACAGAGTGGTAGAGTACCGTTTCGTCTGCTGCGATCGCATCCTCATAGTCGCCGAATAGCGCGAAGCGGGTATCCAGAAACTCCTGCAAACGCGCCTGCGCAGAAGCGTGGTCGACTGCATACCAAAAAGCATCAGAGCCTCCGGGTGCGTTCGGGAATTTTTCCGTAACGTGTGCGCGTGCCTCAATGACTTGTCTGTCGGTGTTGGCTGAGGGTTCCGCTGGGCATCGGTGCCCCCGAGGGAGCTTCTTTCTATTGTCCTCGTCAAAGCTCCACTGTCCACCTCTGGGCTCGCCCTTGGAATCCATGAGAATATCCAAGTGCTTACGCTGCGTCTTATAGAAAGTAGCCATGAACCGCTGTTTTCTGGTGCCGAAATAGTCCTCAAGTTCCCCGCGTTGACGTATGAATGCTGGGGAAGGGTAGATTTCGAGCGTGACGTTGTGAGTGTTTGCAAAGCGGCGTATGCGTTTTTCTAAAAGATGATCGGCAGGTTCAGCGAGGTGTATTGTGGAGGGCGGGATTTTGAATATTTCTGGAAGCCATCGATCTATAGTTATTCCTGTCCACTCTTTATAATGAGCCTCGTAGCCTTCCCGTTTTAATCTCTCGAAATATGCCTGCATCGTGGCACGGTGGAAGAGGAGTTTTTGAACGTGAAAATCTGCCTGAGCGTGGGGGTCGGAGAAAAAGAGACTATCTTCTATCATATAGACGGGCATGTCCTTGAAGATAGCAGGATGATGCTCGAACAGTTGGTGAGGGAAAATGAGCGACGCGTCCACGTGTGAATTATCGGGTTGTGGTGTTGGTTATTTTGAGAGATTGGCTTTGGTGAAGTGATGGAGACTGTGGAACGATGCCCTGGATGTGGAAGTAGCCGTTATGAACGAGTCGAAGAAACGGGCGTTCAAATGGATCATACGTCATGCGAGATTTTTACTTTCCAGAAATGTAAGGTGTGTGACTTGGTGTTTCTTAGCCCGCGGGTGGAAGCAGAAAATCTTGGGAAATATTATCCAGATTCTTACCTGCCCTATCGAGGTGCATCGGTCTGGGGGCGTTTTTCAGGATTGGTGGAGGCGGATCAAAAAAAATTGGACGCTGCACGTGTGGGACGCGTTCGCGAGGCGCTTGGTGGTGAGCGGCTTGGTTCAGAAGATTTGCTCTTGGATGTAGGTTGCGGAAAGCCGACCTTTTTGGAGATGGCCAAGCAGAGACTGGGCGGCCGGGCGCTGGGGCTAGATTTCTCAGACCATGGCTGGCGCGAAGATGCTGAGCGTTACCGGGAATTGGATTTGCAGGTCGGCACGATGAATGACCTCGAAGACCGATTGGAGCCCAGGGTAATCTCGATGTGGCATTATCTTGAACATGATTACGCACCCTTCGAGACACTGGAGCGCTTGGGGGAATTGTCGAACGACCGGACGCGATTACTCATAGAAGTGCCTAATTATGACTCCGAAACGCGCCGGAAATATCAAAAGCATTGGGCGGGGTACCATACTCCCAGACACATCTCTCTTTTTTCTCCCAGTAGCATGTCAGCGCTTCTCGAGCGTACGGGTTGGACGGTTATACGGATCAACACCTACGGAACACTCGATCCTTATGTGTTGGATTGGATGAGTCGAATGGAGCGCAAGGGCATCAATTGGGGAGCGAGCATGGAGTCGAAATTTCCAGCGTTCGTTTTGGAAATGTTGGTTTTTAGGTTAAAACAGCTGCTGTTTCGTCGCAAATCTTGGGGCATTATGTCTGTGTTAGCCTGCCGATAGCTTCGATTCATATCGTTATTTTCAGAAGAAAGCGTCAAAATGGAATAATTTCGTCGATATCTTCCTATCATACTGGAACGTATCCGGCTTCTCGGGTATCCATCATCACATTAATTTCATCATGAAAAAGAAAACACTAGCCCTGGCCCTCACTGGAGCACTCGGTATTTTTGCCGCTGTTCCTTTCGTTGCTTCCGCCGATTCAAAGGAAAGCTGCGCAACTAAAACTGAAGTAGCTCAAGCCGGTGCCACCTGCTGCGCTTCTGCCAAAATGACTGAAGTCGCCAAAGCTGATTCGGCTTGTGCGTACAAATCCGCAGAAGTTGCGAAAGCAGGAGCTGATCGCGCATCTGCGTGCGGAGACAAAGCGATCATGCAGGCACAAGTTGCCCAAGCTAAGGCGTCTTGTGCATCATCTGCTGAAGTCGCGAAAGCCGATTGTGCCTCAGCTTGCGCTACAGCAAACGTAGCCGAGGTAGCATCTGCTGCATCATGCGCTTCTGCGAAGACAGCTGAGGTTGCAAAAGCTGACTGCGCTTCTGCTTGTGCGACGACTTCAATGACCGAAGTCGCCAAAGCTGCTGCAACATGCGCTGCCGAAAAGGTTGAGGTTGCAGATGCCAAAGCTGGTTGTGCAATGTGTGCCAAGAAAGCTGCTGAGGTAGCTGCGGTTGCTGAAGCGAGCGCTCCTCGTTCGTAAGCTGGCTTAGCTTTATTTTTAAAGGCCGTTCCGATGCTGGGACGGCCTTTTTCTTTGGGTCACAAAGAGGAGAGAGTCTAAGTTCAACGCCTGAGCTGTGTGTGAGGGTTACATGCAGAGTAGCAGATTGATTCCGTTTCCTCATTAATAGGATTGGGAGGTCTTTTGTGTTTTCTGAATTGAAAGTTCCGATGCCTCTCTAGGTAGGATCCAACAAATTCATGCCCTCCAATGACTATGCCTCGTGCAAAATGCCTTACTTTGTGCAGCAGTAATTCGGAGAGAGGAATGTATCCCTCCAGTTGATCGACTTCATCAGCTCTGTCGGTGTCGATACGGTGTCCAGATCCACGTTGCTTGCCGTTCACACCGATACCAAACACGAACTTACGATACGCGGCTCGGGCTTCTTTTGAATTTAGACCAGGGTAAATGCTGGTGACGCTGTTAGTCAGAGAATCGTGACTGGCACAGAGATCACTGAAACTACAAAAATGGTAGTCCTTAGGGTCCTCCACCAGGCCAGCTCTCACAGGATTAAGGTCAATGTAGGCCATGACTCGTAAGAGGGTTTCAGGAGAGTTTTCAACTAGAACGCTAGCAAACCGTTCACACCAAAGAGTTCCAAATCGCTTATAGGTTTTGTTAAAATACATCGTGAAACGCTGCTTAAACGTCTTCATAAATTGTGAAATATCCCCCATGCGCTCCTTAAGTTGCTGGCGAACATCATGTGCCTCTGGAGAATTTGACTCGAGGAGCTGTTCCAAGTGTTCAGGAGGCATCGGCTGATATTCAGTTGGGGTGGGATAGAGGATCTTATATCGGCGTAATAATTCTGCATCATCAACTGCATCGGCCTTATCAGAGATACGCACTAGAACGTGGAAGTGATTTGTCATTACAGCGTAAGCAAGCACTTCGACCCCACAAAACTCCGCCACCTGAAATAGCATCTTCCGCATTACAGCTTTATCTCGATTATTGAATAACATCTCCCCGTTCACCGTCCGAGACATGCAATGATACACATTAAATTCAGCCCATCCCTTGATTCGAGCGTGTCGCATTTGAAAAGAGATGAAAATAATGAACTAAAAGACAAATTAAAAATGACTGTCCTAAAAAATACGGCGCAAAAAAACCGGGACCCTGGAGGGGGTCCCGGCTTGTCTGCTATGCTGTGTATCGATTATCCGTTTCCTGAAACAACATAGCGAAATAGCTCTGGTTTGTTGGGGTTTCAAGTTGGGTAGAGCGATTTTTTTGAATACTGCCACGTAAGTGGTCGCTTGACGCGGTTTTGTGGTTGTTCAGTTTGCTGAATCGATGCTGCAGTTCTTGAAGATCGAAAATCTGGCGCTCTTGAATCGGGCTGAATTAAATTTTGAGTCTGGATTCCATGCGGTGACCGGTGAAACAGGTGCGGGAAAGAGCGTCTTGTTGGGTGCGTTGGGGATTCTTGCGGGACAACGGGTCGAAA
Proteins encoded in this region:
- a CDS encoding cryptochrome/photolyase family protein — its product is MDASLIFPHQLFEHHPAIFKDMPVYMIEDSLFFSDPHAQADFHVQKLLFHRATMQAYFERLKREGYEAHYKEWTGITIDRWLPEIFKIPPSTIHLAEPADHLLEKRIRRFANTHNVTLEIYPSPAFIRQRGELEDYFGTRKQRFMATFYKTQRKHLDILMDSKGEPRGGQWSFDEDNRKKLPRGHRCPAEPSANTDRQVIEARAHVTEKFPNAPGGSDAFWYAVDHASAQARLQEFLDTRFALFGDYEDAIAADETVLYHSVLTPYLNSGLLTPQQIVDAALKKAESQNIPLNSLEGFIRQIIGWREFMHGMYIMHGTEERTRNFWHFTHPMPQSFYDGTTGIEPIDTTIRRVLDTAYCHHIERLMVLGNFMVLCRIHPDAVYRWFMELFIDAYDWVMVPNVYGMSQFADGGIFTTKPYISSSNYIRKMSNYGKGDWCAIWDGLFWAFIKDHEDFFRNQPRLAMMTRQLDRMKAETLASHQSTATRFLDQIHGT
- a CDS encoding class I SAM-dependent methyltransferase: METVERCPGCGSSRYERVEETGVQMDHTSCEIFTFQKCKVCDLVFLSPRVEAENLGKYYPDSYLPYRGASVWGRFSGLVEADQKKLDAARVGRVREALGGERLGSEDLLLDVGCGKPTFLEMAKQRLGGRALGLDFSDHGWREDAERYRELDLQVGTMNDLEDRLEPRVISMWHYLEHDYAPFETLERLGELSNDRTRLLIEVPNYDSETRRKYQKHWAGYHTPRHISLFSPSSMSALLERTGWTVIRINTYGTLDPYVLDWMSRMERKGINWGASMESKFPAFVLEMLVFRLKQLLFRRKSWGIMSVLACR
- a CDS encoding transposase; amino-acid sequence: MRHARIKGWAEFNVYHCMSRTVNGEMLFNNRDKAVMRKMLFQVAEFCGVEVLAYAVMTNHFHVLVRISDKADAVDDAELLRRYKILYPTPTEYQPMPPEHLEQLLESNSPEAHDVRQQLKERMGDISQFMKTFKQRFTMYFNKTYKRFGTLWCERFASVLVENSPETLLRVMAYIDLNPVRAGLVEDPKDYHFCSFSDLCASHDSLTNSVTSIYPGLNSKEARAAYRKFVFGIGVNGKQRGSGHRIDTDRADEVDQLEGYIPLSELLLHKVRHFARGIVIGGHEFVGSYLERHRNFQFRKHKRPPNPINEETESICYSACNPHTQLRR